In the genome of Lynx canadensis isolate LIC74 chromosome F1, mLynCan4.pri.v2, whole genome shotgun sequence, one region contains:
- the PEA15 gene encoding astrocytic phosphoprotein PEA-15 codes for MAEYGTLLQDLTNNITLEDLEQLKSACKEDIPSEKSEEITTGSAWFSFLESHNKLDKDNLSYIEHIFEISRRPDLLTMVVDYRTRVLKISEEDELDTKLTRIPSAKKYKDIIRQPSEEEIIKLAPPPKKA; via the exons ATGGCCGAGTACGGGACCCTCCTCCAGGACCTGACCAACAACATCACCCTTGAAGACCTGGAACAGCTCAAATCGGCCTGCAAGGAGGACATCCCCAGCGAGAAGAGCGAGGAGATCACTACTGGCAGTGCCTGGTTCAGCTTCCTGGAGAGCCACAACAAGCTGGACAAAG ACAACCTCTCCTACATCGAGCACATCTTCGAGATCTCTCGCCGCCCTGACCTGCTCACCATGGTGGTGGACTACAGAACCCGTGTTCTGAAGATCTCCGAGGAGGATGAGCTGGACACCAAGCTGACCCGCATCCCCAGTGCCAAGAAGTACAAAG ACATCATCCGGCAGCCCTCGGAGGAAGAGATCATCAAACTGGCTCCGCCACCGAAGAAAGCCTGA
- the CASQ1 gene encoding calsequestrin-1: MGTADRMGAAAVPGPRLALLLLLLLLGTPRPGARGEDGLDFPEYDGVDRVVNVNAKNYKNIFKKYEVLALLYHEPPEDDKASQRQFEMEELILELAAQVLEDKGVGFGLVDSEKDAAVAKKLGLTEEDSIYVFKGDEVIEYDGELSADTLVEFLLDVLEDPVELIEGERELQAFENIEDEIKLIGYFKNKDSEHYKAYEDAAEEFHPYIPFFATFDSKVAKKLTLKLNEIDFYEAFMEEPVTIPDKPNSEEEIVSFVEEHRRSTLRKLKPESMYETWEDDMDGIHIVAFAEEADPDGYEFLETLKSVAQDNTDNPDLSIIWIDPDDFPLLVPYWEKTFDIDLSAPQIGVVNVTDADSVWLEMDDEEDLPSAEELEDWLEDVLEGEINTEDDDEEDDDDD; encoded by the exons ATGGGCACCGCAGACAGGATGGGGGCCGCGGCCGTGCCCGGCCCGCGGCTGgcattgctgctgctgctgctgctgctggggacACCCAGGCCGGGGGCGCGGGGGGAGGACGGGCTGGACTTCCCCGAGTACGACGGTGTGGACCGCGTGGTCAACGTCAACGCGAAGAACTACAAGAACATTTTCAAGAAGTACGAGGTGCTGGCGCTGCTCTACCACGAGCCCCCTGAGGACGACAAGGCCTCCCAGAGACAGTTCGAAATGGAAGAGCTGATCctggag TTAGCGGCCCAAGTCCTGGAAGACAAGGGCGTTGGCTTCGGGCTGGTGGACTCTGAGAAGGACGCGGCAGTAGCCAAGAAACTAG GACTCACGGAAGAAGACAGCATCTACGTGTTCAAGGGAGACGAAGTCATCGAGTACGATGGCGAGTTGTCTGCTGACACCCTGGTGGAGTTTCTACTCGAT GTCCTAGAGGACCCCGTGGAACTGATCGAGGGTGAACGAGAGCTGCAGGCATTTGAGAACATTGAGGACGAGATCAAGCTCATTGGCTACTTCAAGAACAAAGATTCAGAGC ATTACAAGGCCTACGAGGACGCCGCGGAGGAGTTTCACCCCTACATCCCCTTCTTCGCCACCTTCGACAGCAAG gtGGCAAAGAAGCTGACCCTGAAGCTGAATGAGATTGATTTCTACGAGGCCTTCATGGAAGAGCCCGTGACCATCCCCGACAAGCCCAACAGCGAGGAGGAGATCGTCAGCTTCGTGGAGGAACACAGGAG ATCCACCCTGAGGAAGCTGAAGCCCGAGAGCATGTATGAAACCTGG GAAGACGACATGGACGGAATTCACATCGTGGCCTTCGCAGAGGAAGCCGATCCTG ATGGCTACGAGTTCTTGGAGACGCTCAAGTCTGTGGCTCAAGATAACACTGATAACCCCGACCTCAGCATCATCTGGATCGACCCCGACGACTTCCCACTG CTGGTGCCATACTGGGAGAAGACGTTTGACATCGACCTGTCGGCCCCACAGATAGGAGTCGTCAACGTTACTGAT GCGGACAGCGTGTGGCTGGAGATGGACGACGAGGAGGACCTGCCTTCCGCTGAGGAGCTGGAGGACTGGCTGGAGGACGTGCTGGAGGGCGAGATCAACACAGAGGACGACGACGAGGAGGACGACGACGATGACTAG